Proteins found in one Anaeromicrobium sediminis genomic segment:
- a CDS encoding GNAT family N-acetyltransferase has product MFIIANKSNNDEIHKIVHTTINEIYSKYYPEEVVQFFLDYHSRNNITKALREECILLIEKEGRIIGTGSLLKNEIKRMFILPEYQGNGYGSLLLEELERRAKKEGYDTVVLDSSLAAYSLYEKKGYIPIKYNKIVTPNGQLLCYNEMIKTFANEEHLIDYNNRVFKSISNSDNGEVSGSTIFKYKQENNIIWAEYSGGQITRGYLIGTSDKEGKLDFSYQHVNIENQIRTGECKSTPEILSDGRIKLLEEWEWTSGQKSKGSSVLEEVNLKEKL; this is encoded by the coding sequence ATGTTTATTATAGCAAATAAAAGTAATAATGATGAGATACACAAAATTGTTCATACAACAATTAATGAAATTTACTCAAAATATTATCCAGAAGAGGTTGTCCAATTTTTCCTAGATTATCACTCTCGTAACAACATAACAAAAGCTCTAAGAGAAGAATGTATCCTTTTAATTGAAAAAGAAGGTAGAATCATAGGAACTGGATCATTGTTAAAAAATGAAATAAAAAGAATGTTTATTCTTCCAGAATATCAGGGGAATGGTTACGGTAGTTTATTACTAGAAGAACTCGAAAGACGGGCGAAGAAAGAGGGGTATGATACAGTTGTCTTAGATTCATCATTAGCTGCATATAGTTTGTATGAAAAGAAAGGTTACATACCAATAAAATATAATAAAATCGTTACACCTAACGGTCAATTACTATGTTATAACGAAATGATTAAGACATTTGCCAATGAAGAACATTTAATTGATTATAACAACCGAGTATTTAAATCCATTTCTAATAGTGATAATGGTGAAGTGTCTGGTAGTACAATTTTTAAATATAAACAGGAGAATAATATTATATGGGCTGAATATTCAGGTGGACAAATTACTAGAGGATATTTGATTGGAACTTCAGATAAGGAAGGAAAGCTTGATTTTTCATATCAGCATGTAAATATAGAAAACCAAATAAGAACAGGGGAATGCAAATCAACTCCAGAGATACTGTCAGATGGAAGAATAAAGTTATTAGAAGAATGGGAATGGACAAGTGGACAGAAATCCAAAGGGAGTTCAGTGTTAGAAGAAGTAAATTTGAAGGAAAAGTTATAG
- a CDS encoding dihydrofolate reductase family protein has product MTNRKVILYIAESIDGHIARRNGEVDWLSIVEAENEDYGYEEFYQTIDTILMGRKTYEQVLSFGEFPYKGKKCYVFSSKKQSETENVQFIDDDVLNFIKNLKNEEGKDIWIVGGSELIESFILRDLIDEYIVSIIPIILGEGIPLFKSSKISHNLKLIDVKKYPTGLVQVHYRRKLE; this is encoded by the coding sequence ATGACTAATAGAAAAGTAATACTCTATATCGCTGAAAGCATTGATGGACACATAGCAAGAAGAAATGGAGAAGTTGACTGGCTTTCCATAGTTGAAGCAGAAAATGAAGACTATGGTTATGAAGAATTTTATCAAACCATAGATACAATATTAATGGGACGAAAAACATATGAACAAGTACTATCCTTTGGAGAATTTCCTTATAAGGGTAAGAAGTGTTATGTATTTTCATCAAAGAAACAAAGTGAAACAGAAAATGTACAATTTATAGATGATGATGTATTAAATTTTATTAAAAACTTGAAAAATGAAGAAGGAAAAGATATCTGGATAGTAGGTGGTTCAGAGCTGATTGAATCATTTATACTTAGAGATTTAATAGATGAATATATAGTATCAATAATACCAATTATTCTTGGAGAAGGTATCCCACTTTTCAAAAGTAGTAAGATATCTCATAATCTAAAGTTAATTGATGTGAAAAAATATCCTACAGGATTAGTTCAAGTACATTATAGAAGGAAATTGGAATGA
- a CDS encoding GNAT family N-acetyltransferase, which translates to MLTDGKIIECEVEYSKCFSEFCENENIIRYRDNQLNDMYYHNYTYIKKPISEIELKHIIQDEISLRLSEKNNFCNVILNGIVNCSELSTLKYKPEISTNGYYLFDVSYFSRLNVIDGCIIKKVDHQEMVDDILFCDLQHDEKRLGKDFCKKRCYRRGKVYVSNKGVNSYVCYHNGDIIGNCDLFINNGVAKIEDFAVIPTYQRKGYGTTILKSIIDIAIKENSHTIYLVTDEDDTAKEMYEKIGFNKIGERTDLFFQL; encoded by the coding sequence ATGTTAACAGATGGAAAAATTATAGAATGTGAAGTTGAATATTCAAAATGCTTTTCAGAGTTTTGTGAGAATGAAAATATAATTAGATATCGTGATAATCAATTGAATGATATGTATTATCACAATTATACATATATAAAGAAACCAATTAGTGAGATCGAGTTGAAACATATTATACAAGATGAAATTTCATTACGGTTGTCCGAAAAAAACAATTTTTGTAACGTTATTTTAAATGGTATTGTCAACTGTTCTGAGCTGTCTACTCTTAAATACAAGCCTGAAATATCAACAAATGGGTATTATCTTTTTGATGTTTCGTATTTTTCAAGGCTAAATGTTATAGATGGCTGCATAATAAAGAAAGTAGATCACCAAGAAATGGTAGATGATATTTTATTTTGTGACTTGCAGCATGATGAGAAAAGACTTGGAAAAGATTTTTGTAAAAAGAGATGTTACAGACGCGGCAAAGTATATGTTTCTAACAAGGGAGTCAATTCTTATGTTTGTTATCATAACGGAGATATAATCGGGAATTGCGATTTGTTTATAAATAATGGTGTTGCGAAAATCGAAGATTTTGCTGTTATCCCCACATATCAGCGAAAAGGATACGGAACAACTATTCTGAAATCAATAATTGATATAGCAATAAAAGAGAATTCCCATACTATTTATCTAGTTACCGATGAGGATGATACTGCAAAAGAAATGTATGAAAAAATTGGGTTCAATAAAATAGGTGAAAGAACCGATTTATTTTTCCAACTATAA
- a CDS encoding YdcF family protein, with protein MKNNMRKIVITIAIITICYVTYISIDIYLYGNNNEVLKVDAAIVLGAGIWGDKPSPVFEERIKHGIWLYKNEYVDKLIFTGGKGESKKKSESGVARDYAIEKFVPSKDILVEEKSKITQENIFYATKIAEDNEIFTVIIVSDPLHMRRAMLMAKDYGLKAYSSPTPTSKYITIKSKLLFLAREVFFYIGYKIYRLF; from the coding sequence GTGAAAAATAATATGAGAAAAATCGTCATAACTATAGCAATAATAACTATATGCTATGTTACTTATATTTCAATTGATATATATTTATATGGAAATAATAATGAAGTTTTGAAAGTGGATGCTGCTATAGTATTGGGGGCTGGAATTTGGGGAGATAAACCATCACCTGTTTTCGAAGAAAGAATTAAACATGGAATTTGGTTATACAAGAATGAGTATGTTGATAAGCTAATTTTCACTGGTGGAAAGGGAGAAAGCAAGAAAAAATCGGAATCAGGCGTAGCAAGAGATTACGCAATAGAAAAGTTCGTACCTAGTAAGGATATCTTAGTAGAAGAAAAATCAAAAATTACACAAGAAAATATTTTCTATGCTACTAAAATTGCAGAAGATAATGAAATTTTTACTGTTATCATTGTTAGTGATCCGTTGCATATGCGAAGAGCTATGCTAATGGCAAAAGATTATGGATTAAAAGCCTATTCGTCACCTACACCCACAAGCAAATACATAACTATAAAGAGTAAACTATTGTTTTTAGCAAGAGAAGTTTTCTTTTATATTGGATATAAAATTTACAGGTTATTTTAG
- a CDS encoding nuclear transport factor 2 family protein: MKPKEILCQWVDAFNNADSEIISELYDDNAINHQVANEPVTGKEAIKKMFEQEFSQAKMVCIVENIFEDGQWAILEWRDPLGLRGCGFFQIVNNKILFQRGYWDKLSFLKQHNLPIK, encoded by the coding sequence ATGAAGCCAAAAGAAATACTTTGTCAATGGGTTGATGCGTTTAACAATGCAGATTCAGAAATTATTTCAGAATTATATGATGACAATGCAATAAATCATCAAGTTGCCAATGAGCCAGTTACCGGGAAAGAGGCTATAAAGAAAATGTTTGAACAAGAGTTTTCTCAAGCAAAAATGGTTTGTATCGTTGAAAATATTTTTGAAGATGGGCAGTGGGCAATTTTGGAATGGCGTGACCCATTAGGATTGAGGGGTTGCGGTTTTTTTCAAATAGTGAATAATAAGATTTTATTTCAAAGAGGTTACTGGGATAAACTATCTTTCTTAAAACAGCACAATTTACCTATTAAATAG
- a CDS encoding tRNA-binding protein → MSAAVKELIGFDELSKIDIRVGTIELVENVNKSNKLVKLQVNFGSFMRQILVGMQGERENTQEIVGKQALFIVNLAPKKMAGEISEGMLFDIGYEDGITPVLAQPEKPVPNGTRAG, encoded by the coding sequence ATGAGTGCAGCTGTGAAAGAATTAATAGGATTTGATGAGCTAAGCAAGATCGATATACGTGTAGGAACAATAGAGTTAGTAGAAAATGTTAATAAATCAAATAAGTTAGTCAAACTACAAGTCAACTTTGGAAGCTTTATGCGTCAAATTTTAGTAGGAATGCAAGGTGAACGTGAAAATACTCAGGAGATAGTAGGAAAACAGGCATTGTTTATTGTGAACCTAGCACCAAAGAAAATGGCAGGAGAAATCTCAGAAGGAATGCTATTTGATATTGGTTATGAAGATGGAATTACGCCAGTTTTGGCTCAACCAGAAAAGCCAGTTCCCAATGGGACAAGAGCAGGTTAA
- a CDS encoding GNAT family N-acetyltransferase — translation MIKIENLSKHKEHIDTVSKWLWKEWGTEDNLEFFKSIMVHSLDSTNLPQTFIALDDEEPIGTIGLWRCDMVSRQDLFPWLSALYVIPTYRIKEWENNYNLTY, via the coding sequence ATGATTAAAATTGAAAATTTATCAAAACATAAAGAACATATTGATACTGTATCAAAGTGGTTGTGGAAAGAATGGGGAACTGAAGATAACTTGGAGTTTTTTAAGAGTATAATGGTACATAGTTTAGATTCAACAAACTTACCTCAAACATTTATAGCATTAGATGATGAAGAACCAATAGGAACAATTGGATTATGGAGATGTGATATGGTCAGTAGGCAAGATTTATTTCCTTGGTTATCAGCATTATATGTTATACCAACTTATAGAATAAAGGAATGGGAAAACAATTACAATCTTACTTATTAA
- a CDS encoding aldehyde ferredoxin oxidoreductase N-terminal domain-containing protein, translated as MIYKDYKRVLYIDLSKEKIRIDLREDLQEYLGGVGIASKLLEENIKPDLEPLHEDQPIIFAIGACSSIFPVITKTVAMFYSPLTRDLGESYAGGRMAITLLFAGYDAVVITGKCRRPSYITIKSNDVEFKDARPIWGLSTSDTGRIIRERESGEGKRSILRIGPAGENLSSFACVCVDTYRHFGRLGLGACMGSKNLKSIVSIGDKSIDIENNKEYFKAYQTIYKKVTNTDIMGKYHDLGTSVNVLTMNEKGSLLTRNLKDNRFEHAEEISGEKFAEKNLIRKVACTSCPVGCIHIGQYRKQFDDGYDYEAISVAYDYELIFALGSYIGVGTTEDLIELIEKVEQLGFDAISAGVVLGWATEAYSNGLITNNETMLPLEFGNVENYIKALEYMGMNYNEFYKTLAKGCLTASKVYGGEEYAVQFAGNETPGYHTGYGSAVGHTVGSRHSHLCNGGYSIDQSTTEFDKEKLIEYIFNEERERCILNSLVICLFARKVYDRETILLALNSIGYNLTNDDLDHISDSIYKTKLRIKKMLDFDITKVKLPKRLFETDTSKGPIDEKTTYELISSYNEKLKEYMS; from the coding sequence ATGATATATAAAGATTATAAAAGAGTCTTATACATAGACTTAAGTAAAGAAAAGATTAGAATAGATTTAAGAGAAGACTTACAAGAATATTTAGGTGGTGTAGGCATTGCTTCTAAGCTACTTGAAGAAAATATTAAACCAGATTTAGAACCATTACATGAAGATCAGCCTATAATTTTTGCTATTGGTGCTTGTTCTTCCATATTTCCTGTAATAACAAAAACTGTTGCAATGTTTTATTCTCCATTAACTAGAGACCTGGGGGAAAGTTATGCTGGAGGTAGAATGGCTATAACTTTACTATTTGCTGGATATGATGCGGTTGTTATTACTGGTAAATGTAGAAGACCATCTTATATAACTATTAAAAGTAACGATGTAGAATTTAAAGACGCGAGACCCATATGGGGTTTATCTACTAGTGATACTGGAAGAATCATTAGGGAAAGAGAATCTGGCGAAGGTAAAAGAAGTATTTTAAGAATAGGTCCTGCAGGTGAGAATCTTTCTAGTTTCGCTTGTGTTTGTGTTGATACTTATAGGCATTTTGGTCGGCTTGGCCTTGGTGCTTGTATGGGCAGTAAAAATTTAAAATCAATAGTATCTATAGGTGATAAAAGTATTGATATTGAAAACAATAAAGAATATTTTAAAGCATATCAAACTATTTATAAAAAGGTTACAAATACAGATATAATGGGAAAATATCACGATCTAGGAACATCAGTTAATGTGCTAACTATGAATGAAAAAGGTTCTCTACTTACTAGAAATCTTAAGGATAATAGATTTGAACATGCTGAAGAAATCTCAGGTGAGAAGTTTGCTGAAAAAAACTTAATAAGAAAAGTTGCTTGTACATCTTGTCCTGTAGGATGTATACATATAGGTCAATATAGGAAACAATTTGATGATGGTTATGATTATGAGGCTATAAGTGTTGCTTATGACTATGAATTAATATTTGCATTAGGTAGTTACATAGGTGTAGGTACAACTGAAGACTTAATAGAGTTAATTGAAAAAGTAGAGCAACTGGGGTTTGATGCTATTTCAGCTGGTGTTGTTTTAGGATGGGCTACTGAAGCTTATTCTAATGGATTAATTACTAACAATGAAACTATGCTACCTTTAGAATTTGGCAATGTTGAAAATTATATAAAAGCCCTAGAGTATATGGGTATGAATTATAATGAGTTTTATAAAACACTCGCTAAAGGTTGTCTTACTGCAAGTAAAGTATATGGTGGAGAAGAATATGCGGTACAGTTTGCTGGTAACGAGACCCCTGGATACCATACAGGTTATGGTTCAGCAGTTGGTCATACAGTTGGTTCTAGGCACTCTCATTTATGTAATGGGGGTTATTCTATAGATCAATCCACTACGGAGTTTGATAAGGAAAAATTAATCGAATATATATTTAATGAAGAAAGAGAAAGATGTATTCTCAACTCTCTAGTAATCTGCTTATTCGCAAGAAAAGTATATGATAGGGAAACTATACTACTTGCATTAAATTCTATAGGTTATAATCTTACAAATGATGACCTAGATCATATTTCTGATAGTATATATAAGACTAAATTAAGAATAAAGAAAATGCTTGATTTTGATATTACTAAAGTTAAGCTGCCAAAAAGGCTATTTGAAACTGATACATCAAAAGGCCCTATAGACGAAAAAACTACTTATGAGTTAATAAGTAGTTATAACGAAAAGTTAAAGGAGTATATGAGTTAA
- a CDS encoding Imm63 family immunity protein — protein MNYLSLEQIKAKVFDLAKRINAPVIFMPTFGINKDSAQPEIRVDESRYHYVIIERGQELQHKITKDLNELLYWTFEDITFSMASDFELKNRNAEQDFRRILFDKQLKLLSLINEEFSLKRKKTIEKILGNNPFNDNKNLKK, from the coding sequence ATGAATTATTTAAGTTTAGAACAGATTAAAGCTAAAGTTTTTGATTTAGCTAAAAGAATAAATGCTCCTGTCATATTTATGCCTACTTTTGGTATTAATAAAGATTCAGCTCAACCAGAGATTAGAGTGGATGAAAGTAGATATCATTATGTGATTATTGAAAGAGGGCAAGAACTACAACATAAAATTACTAAAGATTTAAATGAATTATTATATTGGACATTTGAAGATATAACTTTTAGTATGGCTAGTGATTTTGAGTTGAAGAATAGAAATGCAGAACAGGATTTTAGAAGAATACTTTTTGATAAGCAATTAAAACTACTTAGTTTGATAAATGAAGAATTTTCATTGAAAAGAAAAAAAACAATAGAAAAGATTTTAGGAAATAATCCTTTCAATGATAACAAAAATTTAAAAAAATAG
- a CDS encoding DUF6144 family protein, with translation MNQIHNEVKKLFENITKHSNSDVARKIAFGMDLPFSPTKNDKNEWVKYISSELEKQFDEQTIKSIRLGCYCTENGKLDESKEFIKNIYDTSVSMVDFVDKMNEYKVGWYIKDGYLFTKYFSCPCPMLESVDVLPTKTWCYCTVGYNKKIFEYVFDCEVDIELLESIKMGNTQCLMKIIPLIPKIISNDNKV, from the coding sequence TTGAATCAAATACATAACGAAGTAAAAAAACTCTTTGAAAATATTACGAAACATAGCAATTCAGATGTTGCGCGTAAAATAGCTTTTGGGATGGATTTACCATTTTCTCCAACAAAAAATGATAAAAATGAATGGGTAAAATATATATCTTCTGAGCTTGAAAAACAATTTGATGAACAAACCATAAAGAGCATTAGGTTGGGTTGTTATTGTACTGAAAATGGGAAATTAGACGAATCTAAAGAATTTATTAAAAATATTTATGATACTTCTGTTTCCATGGTAGATTTTGTTGATAAAATGAATGAGTATAAAGTAGGATGGTACATAAAAGATGGATATTTATTTACAAAATATTTTTCATGTCCATGTCCCATGCTTGAAAGTGTTGACGTCTTACCTACAAAAACTTGGTGTTATTGCACAGTTGGATATAACAAGAAGATTTTTGAATATGTTTTTGATTGCGAAGTTGACATTGAATTATTAGAGAGTATTAAAATGGGAAATACTCAATGTTTAATGAAAATTATCCCACTTATCCCCAAAATTATATCAAATGATAATAAGGTATGA
- a CDS encoding ABC transporter ATP-binding protein gives MKHCLDILKKKKLLSAVYILLGVVVALLNAFSASYFQKVLDAFGDNTLSMRTICIYGFVLILICGLEYFDEYPSCKLSQSIYLEFKLKALRKISTIDYRCYQSLGTGKLVQKIENGANAGKSILFDFYFQLFSQLIPNIVFSLIFIANIDKTIMVYLGMGYILVFVVTNILLKYLYEIKAHILNNEEIFNKYLVRGFMELIVFRTNKRFDHEIGQTTNISEEIVKSKTKMKLIHEAFFAIFELFIILIKVIIVFISWKNNRLSVGSVVALITLIDRAYSPIAIFNVLFVQYKLDKSAFRRYTDLLDMSDDVRLNSGKIVNSIEGNIYFKNVCFSYEEKTIFKDLSFHIPAGSLVAFVGESGSGKSTIVKQIMGLIKPDAGSIHVDRNDLSELNLNHFYNYISYTSQESPIFDGTLRENIVFDKDISDDTIIEVLERVGLTSFYSDLPKGIDTEVGERGVMLSGGERQRLALARVIFGDAKIVILDEATSAMDNVTEELVMKNMMKFLRNKTIIIIAHRLNTIKNVDKIYVFKDGEIVGSGGFKELLDHNQYFRQLWNTIMKN, from the coding sequence ATGAAACACTGTTTAGATATTTTAAAAAAGAAGAAATTATTGAGTGCCGTTTATATATTATTAGGAGTAGTAGTGGCTTTGTTGAATGCCTTTAGTGCCAGCTATTTTCAAAAGGTATTAGATGCTTTTGGAGATAATACCCTTTCCATGAGGACAATATGTATTTATGGATTTGTTTTAATACTCATATGTGGCCTTGAGTATTTTGATGAATATCCAAGTTGCAAGCTGTCTCAAAGTATATATTTAGAGTTTAAGTTAAAGGCATTGAGAAAAATAAGTACCATAGACTATAGGTGTTATCAATCATTAGGAACAGGTAAGCTAGTTCAAAAAATAGAAAATGGAGCTAATGCAGGTAAGAGCATATTATTTGATTTTTACTTTCAATTATTTAGTCAACTGATTCCAAATATAGTTTTCAGTTTGATTTTTATTGCTAATATTGACAAGACTATTATGGTTTATCTTGGAATGGGCTATATACTTGTTTTTGTGGTAACCAATATCTTACTGAAATATTTATATGAAATTAAAGCGCATATTTTAAATAATGAGGAAATCTTTAATAAATATTTAGTTCGTGGCTTTATGGAATTGATTGTATTTAGAACTAACAAAAGATTTGACCATGAGATAGGGCAAACAACCAATATATCTGAAGAAATTGTAAAATCAAAGACTAAAATGAAGTTGATTCACGAAGCATTTTTCGCTATTTTTGAATTATTTATTATACTAATTAAAGTGATTATTGTCTTTATTAGTTGGAAAAACAATAGATTATCAGTAGGGTCTGTAGTTGCGTTAATTACTTTGATAGATAGGGCATATTCGCCAATTGCTATATTTAATGTATTGTTCGTACAATATAAATTAGATAAGAGTGCATTTAGGAGATATACAGATTTATTGGATATGTCAGATGATGTTAGATTGAATTCTGGAAAGATAGTAAATTCTATAGAGGGGAATATCTATTTTAAGAACGTATGCTTTTCCTATGAGGAGAAGACCATCTTTAAGGATTTATCCTTTCATATTCCTGCTGGGAGTTTGGTTGCATTTGTTGGAGAAAGTGGTTCAGGAAAATCAACAATTGTTAAGCAAATCATGGGTTTGATTAAGCCAGATGCAGGAAGTATTCATGTTGATAGAAATGATTTGTCAGAGCTTAACTTAAATCATTTTTATAATTACATTTCCTATACTTCTCAGGAATCCCCTATTTTTGATGGAACATTACGAGAGAATATTGTTTTTGATAAGGATATTTCCGATGATACAATTATTGAAGTATTAGAACGTGTTGGACTCACATCATTTTATTCTGATCTACCAAAAGGAATTGATACAGAAGTTGGCGAAAGAGGTGTTATGCTTTCGGGAGGAGAACGTCAAAGATTGGCATTAGCTCGAGTAATCTTTGGAGATGCAAAGATTGTTATATTGGATGAAGCTACTTCAGCAATGGATAATGTTACAGAAGAATTGGTAATGAAAAATATGATGAAATTCTTAAGAAATAAAACAATCATCATTATTGCTCATCGTCTGAATACAATAAAAAATGTTGATAAAATCTATGTGTTCAAAGATGGTGAAATTGTTGGATCAGGTGGTTTTAAGGAACTCTTAGACCATAACCAATATTTCAGGCAGTTATGGAATACCATAATGAAAAATTAG
- a CDS encoding 4Fe-4S binding protein, which translates to MAKVLRADGMNKCIGCYSCMLSCSAVNYKSHSLEKSRIMVKTSGGIRGRFTATVCVACKDERACEEACPSGALEKRVGGGVLLNKDKCIGCGKCVSACIVGAVFFDTESQKPIICKHCGVCPNFCPHECLRMEEVEDDI; encoded by the coding sequence GTGGCAAAGGTTCTAAGAGCAGATGGAATGAATAAATGTATAGGTTGTTATTCCTGTATGTTATCTTGTTCTGCTGTTAATTATAAAAGTCATTCTTTAGAAAAAAGTAGAATAATGGTTAAAACTAGTGGTGGTATAAGGGGAAGGTTTACTGCCACAGTTTGTGTTGCTTGTAAAGACGAAAGAGCGTGCGAAGAAGCTTGTCCTTCTGGGGCTTTAGAAAAAAGAGTCGGTGGAGGAGTTTTATTAAATAAGGATAAATGTATAGGTTGTGGAAAATGTGTATCTGCATGTATTGTAGGAGCTGTTTTCTTTGATACTGAATCACAAAAACCTATAATATGCAAACATTGTGGTGTTTGTCCTAACTTTTGCCCCCATGAATGTTTAAGAATGGAGGAGGTAGAGGATGATATATAA
- a CDS encoding carbonic anhydrase, which yields MKKRFGTALNCIDGRTQIPVIKWLKENFHVDYVDSITEPGIDKVLSQGEWIEIERLKEKVITSITAHRSSVVAVVGHYDCAANPVSDCKHFCDIVESTYVVKSWCFPVRVVGLWVDKFGCVHVVNI from the coding sequence ATGAAAAAAAGATTTGGAACCGCTCTAAACTGTATTGATGGCAGGACTCAAATTCCTGTAATAAAATGGTTAAAAGAAAACTTTCATGTAGATTATGTAGATTCAATTACAGAACCAGGAATAGATAAGGTATTATCTCAAGGAGAATGGATAGAAATTGAGAGGTTAAAAGAGAAAGTTATTACTTCAATAACAGCTCATAGATCTAGTGTAGTTGCTGTAGTAGGACATTATGATTGTGCTGCAAACCCTGTTAGTGACTGCAAACATTTTTGTGATATAGTAGAGTCCACATATGTAGTAAAATCATGGTGTTTTCCTGTTAGGGTAGTAGGTCTATGGGTTGATAAATTTGGATGTGTCCATGTTGTCAATATATAA
- a CDS encoding GNAT family N-acetyltransferase — MIRLEYLDKEDFRKIVQWNENKSSDYLFQWAGPMYKYPLTEIQIEDYFLNEVQRDKSNIFAYKITLVETNEFVGTIELHVIDEVNRIGRIRRFLIGEESLRGKGIGKLALENTLRIGFEKLNLQKITLGVFDFNHNAIRIYENAGFIKEKLLQNVRKASAPYWNLYEMAIAKVEWQIKND; from the coding sequence ATGATAAGGCTTGAATATTTAGATAAAGAAGATTTTAGAAAAATAGTCCAATGGAATGAGAATAAATCATCTGATTATTTGTTTCAATGGGCTGGTCCAATGTACAAATATCCTTTAACAGAAATCCAAATTGAAGATTATTTTTTGAATGAAGTACAAAGGGATAAATCTAATATATTTGCCTATAAAATAACACTGGTTGAGACTAATGAATTTGTAGGAACAATTGAATTACATGTAATAGATGAAGTTAATAGGATTGGTAGGATTAGAAGATTTTTAATAGGAGAGGAGAGTTTAAGAGGAAAAGGCATAGGAAAATTGGCATTAGAAAATACATTGAGAATTGGTTTTGAAAAACTTAATTTACAAAAGATAACACTTGGAGTATTTGACTTTAATCACAATGCTATTAGAATTTATGAAAACGCTGGGTTCATCAAAGAAAAATTATTACAGAATGTAAGAAAAGCATCAGCGCCTTATTGGAATTTATACGAAATGGCAATTGCTAAAGTTGAATGGCAAATAAAAAATGATTAA